One Coffea arabica cultivar ET-39 chromosome 5c, Coffea Arabica ET-39 HiFi, whole genome shotgun sequence DNA window includes the following coding sequences:
- the LOC113690867 gene encoding uncharacterized protein isoform X2, whose product MDLQVRNRGRGRPTRQHPEGGSEREPEVNPDHGQGNVAGDLVATAINRITDVLERMTEHQAHGAVHQQGGPIDYEDRALERFLKFGPPKFYGGPEPEVAEGWWERISDIFAALNYTEERQVTFAAFQFEGAARSWWNLIRVNWDRNHIPRTWANFTREFNAKFLPPLIQEKREDDFIKCKQGAMSVAEYEVQFTKLSRFAPELIATEQRRVRRFVQGLNVEIQEGLAAVRIDTFADAVERAQRVEVARTQVKTYQAKKRFAPSSSREPTYTNAPLAKVGRGTGARGAGGRNNGTNGGPNGRGQPRNAPQGSRAITFLGTCGYCKKPGHTEAGCWRKAGKCLKCGSSEHQIASCPKIQEDNTLNDEPANIRENRPKVPTRVYAINDQPVPDSSEAVEGSGN is encoded by the exons ATGGATCTACAAGTTAGAAATAGAGGACGTGGGAGACCAACTAGGCAACACCCCGAGGGTGGGAGTGAGAGGGAACCTGAGGTCAACCCAGACCATGGTCAGGGAAACGTGGCCGGAGATCTAGTGGCTACCGCAATCAATAGAATAACTGATGTGTTAGAGCGCATGACTGAGCATCAAGCCCATGGAGCGGTGCATCAGCAAGGAGGCCCAATCGATTATGAGGATCGGGCATTAGAGAGATTCCTGAAGTTTGGACCTCCTAAGTTCTACGGAGGCCCAGAACCTGAGGTAGCCGAAGGTTGGTGGGAAAGGATCTCTGATATTTTTGCCGCTCTAAATTACACGGAAGAGAGGCAAGTGACTTTTGCAGCATTCCAGTTTGAAGGAGCtgctcgttcctggtggaacctaATTAGGGTCAATTGGGACAGGAATCATATTCccaggacttgggcgaacttcacaagggagttcaacgccaaatttcttccacctctcattcaagaaaagagagaggacgacttcataaaatgtaaacaaggggcgatgagtgtcgccgaatatgaagTCCAGTTCACAAAATTGTCCCgatttgctcctgaactgatagccACGGAACAAAGGCGTGTccggaggtttgtgcaaggacTAAACGTGGAAATTCAGGAGGGATTAGCTGCTGTTCGGATAGATACATTTGCTGATGCTGTAGAAAGAGCTCAAAGGGTTGAAGTTGCTAGAACTCAAGTAAAAACTTACCaggccaagaaaagatttgCACCTAGCAGCAGTCGGGAGCCGACTTATACAAATGCTCCACTGGCCAAAGTGGGTCGAGGAACTGGTGCCAGAGGTGCCGGAGgaagaaataatggaactaACGGGGGACCAAATGGAAGAGGTCAACCTAGGAACGCCCCACAAGGAAGTCGTGCGATAACTTTCCTGGGAACTTGTGGGTATTGCAAGAAACCTGGACATACCGAGGCCGGTTGCTGGAGGAAAGCAGGAAAGTGCTTGAAGTGTGGAAGCAGCGAGCACCAAATTGCCAGTTGCCCGAAAATACAAGAGGATAATACCCTGAATGATGAACCAGCCAACATTAGAGAGAATAGGCCGAAAGTTCCTACCAGGGTTTACGCTATAAATGACCAACCTGTACCTGATTCTTCGGAAGCCGTGGAAG gttctggaaactga
- the LOC113690867 gene encoding uncharacterized protein isoform X1, whose translation MDLQVRNRGRGRPTRQHPEGGSEREPEVNPDHGQGNVAGDLVATAINRITDVLERMTEHQAHGAVHQQGGPIDYEDRALERFLKFGPPKFYGGPEPEVAEGWWERISDIFAALNYTEERQVTFAAFQFEGAARSWWNLIRVNWDRNHIPRTWANFTREFNAKFLPPLIQEKREDDFIKCKQGAMSVAEYEVQFTKLSRFAPELIATEQRRVRRFVQGLNVEIQEGLAAVRIDTFADAVERAQRVEVARTQVKTYQAKKRFAPSSSREPTYTNAPLAKVGRGTGARGAGGRNNGTNGGPNGRGQPRNAPQGSRAITFLGTCGYCKKPGHTEAGCWRKAGKCLKCGSSEHQIASCPKIQEDNTLNDEPANIRENRPKVPTRVYAINDQPVPDSSEAVEGFCEDAEFDSQLDI comes from the exons ATGGATCTACAAGTTAGAAATAGAGGACGTGGGAGACCAACTAGGCAACACCCCGAGGGTGGGAGTGAGAGGGAACCTGAGGTCAACCCAGACCATGGTCAGGGAAACGTGGCCGGAGATCTAGTGGCTACCGCAATCAATAGAATAACTGATGTGTTAGAGCGCATGACTGAGCATCAAGCCCATGGAGCGGTGCATCAGCAAGGAGGCCCAATCGATTATGAGGATCGGGCATTAGAGAGATTCCTGAAGTTTGGACCTCCTAAGTTCTACGGAGGCCCAGAACCTGAGGTAGCCGAAGGTTGGTGGGAAAGGATCTCTGATATTTTTGCCGCTCTAAATTACACGGAAGAGAGGCAAGTGACTTTTGCAGCATTCCAGTTTGAAGGAGCtgctcgttcctggtggaacctaATTAGGGTCAATTGGGACAGGAATCATATTCccaggacttgggcgaacttcacaagggagttcaacgccaaatttcttccacctctcattcaagaaaagagagaggacgacttcataaaatgtaaacaaggggcgatgagtgtcgccgaatatgaagTCCAGTTCACAAAATTGTCCCgatttgctcctgaactgatagccACGGAACAAAGGCGTGTccggaggtttgtgcaaggacTAAACGTGGAAATTCAGGAGGGATTAGCTGCTGTTCGGATAGATACATTTGCTGATGCTGTAGAAAGAGCTCAAAGGGTTGAAGTTGCTAGAACTCAAGTAAAAACTTACCaggccaagaaaagatttgCACCTAGCAGCAGTCGGGAGCCGACTTATACAAATGCTCCACTGGCCAAAGTGGGTCGAGGAACTGGTGCCAGAGGTGCCGGAGgaagaaataatggaactaACGGGGGACCAAATGGAAGAGGTCAACCTAGGAACGCCCCACAAGGAAGTCGTGCGATAACTTTCCTGGGAACTTGTGGGTATTGCAAGAAACCTGGACATACCGAGGCCGGTTGCTGGAGGAAAGCAGGAAAGTGCTTGAAGTGTGGAAGCAGCGAGCACCAAATTGCCAGTTGCCCGAAAATACAAGAGGATAATACCCTGAATGATGAACCAGCCAACATTAGAGAGAATAGGCCGAAAGTTCCTACCAGGGTTTACGCTATAAATGACCAACCTGTACCTGATTCTTCGGAAGCCGTGGAAG GAttttgcgaggacgcggaattcgattctcaacttgatatctga